One segment of Phaeacidiphilus oryzae TH49 DNA contains the following:
- a CDS encoding 4Fe-4S dicluster domain-containing protein has product MSDQEPQRMGFFTDTTVCIGCKACEVACKEWNAIPEDGGPLTGMSYDNTGDLGASTWRHVAFIEQSGPRTIATERPAPAQQAEKPASGEEGGPPQPDGRPELRWLMSSDVCKHCTHAACLDVCPTGAIFRTEFDTVVVQDDVCNGCGYCVPACPYGVIEQRPDDGGAYKCTMCYDRLGDGQEPACAKACPTDSIQFGPLDELRDRAAVRVDQLHARGQSEARLYGHDPTDGVGGDGAFFLLMDEPEVYGLPPDPVVTTRDLPEMWRHAGYAALGLLGAAAAAFGTDRLGLRKGGTR; this is encoded by the coding sequence ATGTCCGATCAAGAGCCGCAGCGGATGGGATTCTTCACCGACACCACGGTCTGCATCGGCTGCAAGGCCTGCGAGGTCGCGTGCAAGGAGTGGAACGCCATCCCCGAGGACGGCGGCCCGCTCACCGGGATGTCCTACGACAACACCGGCGATCTGGGCGCGTCCACCTGGCGGCATGTGGCCTTCATCGAGCAGAGCGGGCCGCGCACGATCGCCACCGAGAGGCCCGCGCCCGCCCAGCAGGCCGAGAAGCCCGCTTCCGGCGAGGAGGGCGGGCCGCCGCAGCCGGACGGGCGTCCGGAGCTGCGCTGGCTGATGTCCTCGGACGTCTGCAAGCACTGCACCCATGCGGCCTGTCTGGACGTCTGCCCCACCGGTGCGATCTTCCGCACCGAGTTCGACACCGTGGTGGTGCAGGACGACGTCTGCAACGGCTGCGGGTACTGCGTCCCCGCCTGCCCGTACGGCGTCATCGAGCAGCGCCCGGACGACGGCGGCGCCTACAAGTGCACGATGTGCTACGACCGGCTGGGCGACGGCCAGGAGCCGGCCTGCGCCAAGGCCTGCCCCACCGACTCGATCCAGTTCGGCCCCCTCGACGAGCTGCGCGACCGGGCCGCGGTCCGGGTCGACCAGCTGCACGCCCGGGGCCAGTCCGAGGCCCGGCTCTACGGGCACGACCCGACCGACGGGGTCGGCGGCGACGGCGCCTTCTTCCTGCTGATGGACGAGCCCGAGGTGTACGGGCTGCCGCCGGACCCGGTGGTCACCACCCGCGACCTGCCGGAGATGTGGCGGCACGCGGGCTACGCCGCCCTGGGCCTGCTGGGCGCGGCGGCGGCCGCCTTCGGAACCGACCGACTGGGACTGCGGAAGGGGGGGACCCGTTGA
- the nrfD gene encoding NrfD/PsrC family molybdoenzyme membrane anchor subunit: protein MGRKRRRAGKGEELMVEKAEFTSYYGRPVIKAPSWSARDIAGYFFLGGLAGAGSMLAAGAEATGRQGLARTMRASSLLAISGSTAALIHDLGRPRRFLNMLRVAKPTSPMSMGSWLLTGYGTVAGIGAGLDVVGRLPRVRAAATHASALLGAGVATYTAVLAADTAVPAWHGARRELPALFAASAACAASGAALLAAPPGQTGPARRLALIGCAAELVAERAMLRGLEDPVDETYQQGKAGRLMHAASLLSVAGAAAAPFAGRRWVAAPAGAALLAGSLCTRLGVFHAGIASAEDPKYTVLPQRRRLDAAAAERKAQEEREQKEKREGREGREERPQPAT, encoded by the coding sequence ATGGGCCGCAAGCGCAGGCGCGCCGGCAAGGGCGAGGAACTCATGGTCGAGAAGGCCGAGTTCACCTCGTACTACGGCCGCCCGGTGATCAAGGCGCCGTCCTGGTCGGCCCGGGACATCGCCGGGTACTTCTTCCTGGGCGGGCTCGCCGGGGCCGGCTCGATGCTGGCCGCCGGGGCGGAGGCCACCGGACGGCAGGGGCTGGCCCGCACCATGCGGGCCTCCTCGCTGCTGGCGATCTCCGGCTCCACCGCGGCCCTGATCCACGACCTGGGCCGGCCCCGCCGCTTCCTCAACATGCTGCGGGTGGCCAAGCCCACCTCGCCGATGAGCATGGGCTCCTGGCTGCTCACCGGCTACGGCACGGTGGCCGGGATCGGCGCCGGTCTTGACGTGGTCGGCCGGCTGCCCCGGGTCCGCGCGGCCGCCACTCACGCCTCCGCACTGCTGGGCGCGGGCGTCGCCACCTACACCGCCGTCCTCGCCGCCGACACCGCCGTACCGGCCTGGCACGGCGCCCGGCGCGAACTCCCGGCGCTCTTCGCGGCCTCGGCGGCCTGCGCGGCCTCCGGGGCGGCGCTCCTCGCCGCCCCGCCCGGGCAGACCGGTCCGGCCCGGCGGCTGGCGCTGATCGGCTGCGCGGCGGAGCTGGTCGCGGAGCGGGCGATGCTGCGCGGCCTGGAGGACCCGGTGGACGAGACCTATCAGCAGGGGAAGGCCGGCCGGCTGATGCACGCGGCCTCGCTGCTCTCGGTGGCGGGCGCGGCGGCGGCGCCGTTCGCCGGGCGGCGGTGGGTGGCCGCTCCGGCCGGGGCGGCGCTGCTGGCCGGCTCGCTCTGCACCCGGCTGGGCGTCTTCCACGCCGGGATCGCCTCCGCCGAGGACCCCAAGTACACCGTGCTGCCGCAGCGCCGCCGGCTGGACGCGGCCGCGGCGGAGCGGAAGGCCCAGGAGGAGCGCGAGCAGAAGGAGAAGCGCGAGGGGCGCGAGGGGCGCGAGGAGCGGCCTCAGCCGGCCACGTAG
- a CDS encoding thioesterase family protein translates to MTALPLRLPLHREAVRQEWIDYNGHLSEAYYVLVFGHATDALMAGCGLDADYRASTGCSLYTVESHLRYLREVPDGAQLAVRTRVLAATAKKAHFTHEMYVLPAPDAMPLPDAAPAATTELLTLHVDQATSRTAPFPERSLARLHTLTEPPPPWTGRAISLAG, encoded by the coding sequence CCGCCTCCCCCTCCACCGGGAGGCCGTCCGCCAGGAGTGGATCGACTACAACGGCCATCTGAGCGAGGCCTACTACGTCCTGGTCTTCGGCCACGCCACGGACGCCCTGATGGCCGGGTGCGGTCTGGACGCCGACTACCGCGCGTCCACCGGCTGCTCGCTCTACACCGTCGAGTCCCACCTCCGCTACCTCCGCGAGGTCCCGGACGGCGCTCAACTGGCCGTCCGCACCCGCGTGTTGGCCGCGACCGCGAAGAAGGCCCACTTCACCCACGAGATGTACGTCCTCCCGGCGCCGGACGCGATGCCGCTCCCCGACGCCGCCCCCGCGGCCACCACAGAGCTCCTCACCCTCCACGTCGACCAGGCGACCTCCCGCACCGCCCCCTTCCCGGAGCGCTCCCTCGCCCGCCTCCACACCCTCACCGAGCCCCCACCGCCCTGGACCGGCCGCGCGATCTCACTCGCCGGCTGA